A part of Candidatus Stoquefichus sp. SB1 genomic DNA contains:
- a CDS encoding leucine-rich repeat domain-containing protein, with product MNENLQNTNTNNLQSVTDIAVVDLRSNEVFTDDGEAQQAIQEALDSYPISNKTTERELHDFLRAEFIGTAKLSSIKMSLVSKTDATQDSTGDINIRIGVMLENAKEFYFDYTLTIPRIPKAGEVAIDKANFPDDIFRKYVKETFDTLKDNVLSIKELDNIYTVNVLSKSDIESLKGIEYFPNLRFLYCNNTKITVLDVSKNLALQKLDCSNTLLTSLDVSKNKKLTQLSCNWNTEMESLTVQGADALQSLICTDSGLKSLDVSHNELLKDLNCYNNKQMSILLVNGAQRLEKLSCFNDAIQTLDVSNLKNLEELNCYENTDLNTLNVDGADALEVLRCNDTNINKLNVSNNKKLTHLYTSSTNLTDLDVSKNTALKFLFASNTKISKLDIHLNKVLKQLVCGDNKNLTSLIITGADALEKLSCDNTSICSLDVSQNKNLNLLECQNTQLVWLNIGDNINLKTISKNTTKMNISVTGNTFNIKDLFPDLDLQKVSITSNGDLNTTTGIVTIMKPDQDVTYMYQMGTSGNGTEFLTVALALDIQKEKSVISIENDISKIYDGKQVDDPMISKHGSQKEVTFTYEQWNDSKWIDFSDIPIHVGVYRVQAHVASDDFWLMADSEKVEFTITGAVNNWIAKPTIEKWTYGQSTNDPTASSLFGNVSYSYSNSRTGIYTSNVPTDAGTWYVKATVAGTDNYTGLEEIVMFQIQKADNEWTSQPELIGWIYGEKANMPTATSKYGNVTYIYSDTKTGIYTDKIPQNAGTWYVKATVADTDNYTGLEEIVMFQIQKADNGWTSQPALIGWTYGEKANMPTATSKYGNVTYIYSDTKTGIYTDKIPQNAGTWYVKATVADTDNYTGLEEIVMFQIQKADNGWINQPALIGWTYGEKANMPTATSKYGNVTYTYSDSKIGKFTSNVPVNAGTWYIKGSVEGTGDYTELEYITTFMIAPKHIDGDIVPDIQSDEDVAHLILKDGDRELIKGKDYRIDKQQKDNEVTITITFQGNYTGIFTRSYMTDTEKSEEIIKDTSSVSTSDHNQTGFFATISMFSAGCFVYLTGKRRKKNEEMTRR from the coding sequence GTGAATGAGAACCTACAGAATACGAATACCAACAATTTACAATCAGTAACAGATATAGCTGTCGTTGATTTAAGGTCAAATGAAGTTTTTACTGATGATGGAGAAGCACAACAAGCGATACAGGAAGCACTGGATAGCTATCCAATAAGCAATAAAACAACAGAGAGAGAATTACATGATTTTTTAAGAGCAGAATTTATAGGCACTGCAAAACTTAGCAGTATAAAAATGAGTTTGGTTTCTAAAACAGATGCAACACAGGATTCCACAGGAGACATAAATATAAGGATTGGAGTGATGTTAGAAAATGCTAAAGAGTTCTATTTTGATTATACCTTAACGATACCACGCATACCAAAAGCAGGAGAGGTTGCTATTGATAAAGCAAATTTTCCAGACGATATTTTCAGAAAATATGTGAAGGAAACATTTGATACATTAAAAGATAATGTTTTATCAATAAAGGAACTAGATAATATCTATACTGTAAATGTATTGAGTAAAAGTGATATTGAAAGTCTAAAAGGAATTGAATATTTTCCTAATTTACGTTTTTTATACTGTAATAACACGAAAATAACGGTACTGGATGTAAGTAAAAATTTGGCTTTACAAAAATTGGATTGTAGTAATACCTTACTCACTTCTTTGGATGTAAGTAAAAATAAAAAATTAACACAATTATCATGTAATTGGAACACAGAAATGGAATCTCTTACGGTACAAGGTGCAGATGCTTTACAATCTTTGATTTGTACGGATTCAGGATTGAAAAGTTTAGATGTCAGCCATAATGAACTTCTAAAAGATTTAAATTGTTATAATAATAAACAAATGTCAATCCTCCTTGTGAATGGTGCACAGCGATTAGAAAAATTAAGTTGTTTTAACGATGCTATTCAGACGTTAGATGTAAGCAATCTTAAAAATCTTGAAGAGTTAAATTGTTATGAAAATACTGATTTGAACACATTGAATGTAGATGGTGCAGATGCATTAGAAGTATTACGTTGTAATGATACAAATATCAATAAATTAAACGTTTCGAATAATAAAAAATTAACACATTTGTATACAAGTTCAACCAATCTTACAGATTTAGATGTTAGTAAAAACACAGCGTTAAAATTCTTATTTGCTTCGAATACGAAGATATCAAAACTAGATATTCATTTAAATAAAGTTTTAAAACAACTTGTATGTGGGGATAATAAAAATCTAACATCACTTATCATTACAGGTGCAGACGCTTTGGAAAAGTTATCATGTGATAATACAAGTATCTGTTCATTAGATGTTAGTCAAAATAAAAATCTGAATTTATTGGAATGTCAAAATACGCAATTAGTTTGGTTGAATATCGGGGATAACATCAATTTAAAGACAATTTCAAAAAATACCACAAAGATGAATATATCTGTGACAGGTAATACCTTCAATATCAAAGATTTATTCCCTGATCTAGATTTGCAAAAAGTATCAATAACTTCAAATGGTGACCTAAACACAACAACAGGAATCGTAACGATTATGAAACCTGATCAAGATGTAACTTATATGTATCAAATGGGTACCTCAGGAAATGGAACAGAGTTTTTAACTGTTGCGCTAGCCCTGGATATTCAAAAAGAGAAGAGTGTTATTTCTATCGAAAATGATATTAGTAAAATTTATGATGGTAAGCAAGTAGATGATCCTATGATAAGTAAGCATGGTAGTCAAAAGGAAGTGACTTTTACGTATGAGCAATGGAATGATAGTAAATGGATAGACTTTAGTGATATACCAATTCATGTTGGTGTATATAGAGTACAGGCACATGTCGCAAGTGATGATTTTTGGCTTATGGCAGATTCTGAAAAAGTGGAATTCACCATTACAGGGGCAGTAAATAATTGGATTGCAAAACCAACAATTGAAAAATGGACATATGGTCAATCAACAAACGATCCGACCGCAAGCTCCCTTTTTGGTAATGTGAGCTATAGCTATAGCAACTCACGCACGGGTATATACACTAGCAATGTACCAACAGATGCAGGCACATGGTATGTCAAGGCAACAGTTGCAGGTACAGATAATTATACAGGCTTGGAAGAAATTGTAATGTTCCAGATTCAAAAAGCAGATAATGAGTGGACAAGCCAACCAGAGTTAATAGGCTGGATATATGGAGAGAAAGCAAATATGCCAACTGCTACATCGAAATATGGCAATGTGACTTACATATACAGTGATACAAAGACAGGCATCTATACTGATAAAATTCCTCAGAATGCAGGCACATGGTATGTCAAGGCAACAGTTGCAGATACAGATAATTATACAGGCTTGGAAGAAATTGTGATGTTCCAGATTCAAAAAGCAGATAATGGGTGGACAAGCCAACCAGCGCTAATAGGCTGGACATATGGAGAGAAAGCAAATATGCCAACTGCTACATCGAAATATGGCAATGTGACTTACATATACAGTGATACAAAGACAGGCATCTATACTGATAAAATTCCTCAGAATGCAGGCACATGGTATGTCAAGGCAACAGTTGCAGATACAGATAATTATACAGGCTTGGAAGAAATTGTGATGTTCCAGATTCAAAAAGCAGATAATGGGTGGATAAATCAACCAGCGCTAATAGGCTGGACATATGGAGAGAAAGCAAATATGCCAACTGCTACATCGAAATATGGCAATGTGACTTACACATACAGTGATTCCAAGATAGGAAAATTTACATCTAATGTACCAGTAAATGCAGGTACATGGTATATAAAAGGAAGCGTAGAAGGAACAGGGGATTATACTGAATTAGAATATATAACGACTTTTATGATAGCACCAAAACATATAGATGGTGATATCGTTCCTGATATCCAATCAGATGAGGATGTAGCGCATCTAATTCTCAAAGATGGAGATAGAGAATTGATAAAAGGAAAAGATTATCGCATAGACAAGCAACAAAAAGATAATGAGGTCACGATCACGATTACATTCCAGGGCAATTATACTGGCATCTTCACAAGAAGTTACATGACCGATACAGAGAAATCAGAAGAGATAATAAAAGATACAAGCAGCGTATCAACTAGTGATCATAACCAAACAGGATTCTTTGCAACGATTAGTATGTTCTCCGCAGGATGTTTTGTGTACCTTACAGGAAAGAGAAGAAAAAAGAATGAGGAGATGACGCGAAGATAG
- a CDS encoding DUF3784 domain-containing protein has protein sequence MDIGDVIIFTFLLIVSLIAFIISFFQFKEKGFLFNNAYLYASKKERETMNKKSHYRQSAIVFLLIGIALLLLALEILFKVRWLYSAIMLIIGCLMVYAIGSSINIRRKNNENTL, from the coding sequence ATGGATATAGGAGATGTCATTATTTTTACTTTTTTGCTTATCGTATCTTTGATTGCTTTTATAATTAGCTTTTTTCAATTTAAAGAAAAGGGATTTTTATTTAATAATGCATACCTTTATGCTTCTAAAAAAGAGCGTGAAACAATGAATAAGAAATCTCATTATAGGCAATCAGCGATAGTTTTCCTTTTAATAGGAATAGCACTTTTGCTTCTTGCATTGGAGATTCTTTTTAAGGTTAGATGGCTGTATTCAGCAATAATGCTGATTATCGGTTGTCTAATGGTTTATGCTATAGGATCTTCAATTAATATTAGAAGAAAAAACAATGAGAATACACTTTAA
- a CDS encoding acyltransferase family protein, producing the protein MEKKRKYYLDYLRIISIVLLFPVHTLMVWNDYGQKFYVWGGDNRVLSSLIILINPWFMPIFFVIVGMCARYSLENRTTKQFIVERVKKLFVPLVSGVILLVPFQTFFARKYFYGYKGTIFDNIIYFFTRFTDMSGYDGAFTPEQLWFILFLFLFSFIGILSAKVIPYDKVKNKISNINIYCYYDVHSCMGRILYRKFWRI; encoded by the coding sequence ATGGAGAAAAAGAGAAAATATTATTTAGATTATTTAAGAATTATATCTATAGTACTATTATTTCCAGTTCATACATTGATGGTATGGAACGATTATGGGCAGAAGTTCTATGTTTGGGGTGGAGATAATAGAGTGTTAAGTAGTTTAATTATCTTAATTAATCCATGGTTTATGCCAATATTTTTTGTTATTGTAGGTATGTGTGCCAGATATTCCTTAGAAAATAGAACGACAAAGCAATTTATAGTTGAAAGAGTGAAAAAGTTGTTCGTTCCATTGGTAAGTGGGGTTATATTACTCGTACCTTTTCAAACATTTTTTGCAAGAAAATACTTCTATGGTTATAAAGGAACTATATTTGATAATATTATTTATTTCTTTACACGTTTTACAGATATGTCAGGTTATGATGGTGCATTTACACCTGAACAGTTGTGGTTTATTCTATTTCTTTTTTTATTTTCATTTATTGGGATTTTGAGTGCAAAGGTTATACCATACGATAAAGTCAAAAATAAGATTTCTAATATTAATATATATTGTTATTACGATGTTCATTCTTGTATGGGGAGGATATTATATAGGAAATTTTGGAGGATTTAG
- a CDS encoding alpha/beta hydrolase — MKYNILPEFKRHSKDIVPLNPIILKIVNFMMPIVQKQNSPFENELEVEEIKFKSCTAQLIKPKVKKDIPCLVYFHGGGFVLKASQTHKNLVREYAYKGNMAVLFVDYRLAPKYKFPIPMQDCYESYLWAVSKFTKQRIYVGGDSAGGNLALGVTRKAIEKNNRIPDKLLLIYPVVDTRMITNSMKEFTDTPIWNAKLNAKMWDLYTKKKDRHNILVSPIEADNFYGFPECYIETAEFDCLRDEGINLANHLKLSDVSVEIVNTKGTIHGFDVEEKSDCVRECIQKRIVFLNKGIDTNSNFSEK, encoded by the coding sequence ATGAAATATAATATTTTACCAGAATTTAAAAGACATTCAAAAGATATTGTCCCTTTAAACCCAATCATATTAAAAATTGTCAATTTTATGATGCCAATTGTTCAAAAACAGAATTCTCCATTTGAAAATGAACTTGAAGTTGAAGAGATTAAGTTCAAATCCTGTACAGCACAGCTTATAAAACCAAAAGTAAAAAAGGACATTCCGTGTTTAGTGTATTTTCATGGAGGGGGTTTTGTATTAAAAGCATCTCAAACACACAAAAATCTTGTAAGGGAATATGCATATAAAGGAAATATGGCAGTGTTGTTTGTAGACTATAGACTGGCACCAAAATATAAATTTCCAATTCCAATGCAGGATTGCTATGAATCATATCTTTGGGCTGTTAGTAAATTTACAAAACAAAGGATTTATGTAGGTGGTGATAGTGCTGGAGGAAATTTAGCACTTGGAGTAACGAGAAAAGCTATAGAGAAAAACAATAGAATTCCAGATAAATTACTTTTAATATATCCAGTTGTTGATACAAGAATGATAACAAATTCCATGAAAGAGTTCACTGATACTCCTATTTGGAATGCAAAGCTGAATGCCAAAATGTGGGATTTATATACTAAAAAGAAAGATCGTCACAATATTTTAGTATCGCCTATAGAAGCAGATAATTTTTATGGATTTCCTGAATGTTATATTGAAACAGCAGAATTTGATTGTCTAAGAGATGAAGGAATAAATCTTGCTAATCACTTAAAGTTATCAGATGTTTCTGTGGAAATTGTGAATACAAAGGGAACAATTCATGGATTTGATGTAGAAGAAAAATCTGATTGTGTGCGTGAATGTATTCAAAAAAGAATTGTTTTTTTAAATAAAGGAATTGATACAAATTCTAATTTTAGTGAAAAGTGA
- a CDS encoding VOC family protein: MLPYIDHIHITVENLERAEAFYDKLLPLLGFDLSLKEHDSVPEHQYEIVEYHHNCLSIGLVNSRKQNKNEKVNRRKAGALHHLAFHVDSLEEIDSLYLKIRDIPSVIVHKPQYYPEYCDDYYALFFKDSEGIEYELVNFNRNKYFPRVVKE, encoded by the coding sequence ATGCTACCATATATTGATCATATCCATATCACAGTTGAAAATCTTGAGAGAGCAGAAGCCTTTTATGATAAACTATTGCCATTGCTTGGATTTGATCTTTCACTCAAAGAACATGATTCAGTGCCAGAACATCAATATGAAATTGTTGAGTATCATCACAATTGTTTGTCTATTGGGCTTGTTAATTCAAGAAAGCAGAATAAGAATGAAAAAGTCAATAGAAGAAAAGCAGGTGCATTACATCATCTTGCATTTCATGTTGATAGTCTAGAAGAAATTGATTCACTTTATCTTAAAATTAGAGATATTCCGTCTGTTATTGTTCATAAACCACAATATTATCCTGAATATTGTGATGATTATTATGCTTTATTTTTTAAGGATTCAGAAGGAATAGAATATGAATTAGTCAATTTCAATAGAAACAAATATTTTCCTCGAGTTGTGAAAGAATAA
- a CDS encoding LytR/AlgR family response regulator transcription factor, translating to MKIAIIDDLVECRNAIQSCLYRFFSKHYVEEFIHIEEFISGEDFLSIFRKDSYDTIFIDQYMDGLSGIDTAKKIRMNDTFVPLIFITTSRDHAIDSYQVRANGYLVKPFSYEGFEQTLLLLNMARLRNARYICIQDEKILLREILWCDVSGHYTQIHTLQYGVLRYRIPFTTVADMLMAYPQFLSCYKGCIVNLDCVEQMVDLAFLLKTGERVLFSKRDRNNIEKEYHRYLFHKAREEETL from the coding sequence ATGAAAATAGCAATTATTGATGACCTTGTAGAATGCAGAAATGCCATCCAATCATGTCTCTATCGTTTCTTTTCCAAACATTATGTTGAGGAATTCATTCATATCGAGGAGTTCATCAGCGGTGAAGATTTTCTATCGATTTTTAGAAAAGACAGCTATGATACTATCTTTATCGATCAGTATATGGATGGTCTCTCTGGTATAGATACCGCAAAAAAGATAAGAATGAACGATACCTTTGTCCCTCTGATCTTCATCACTACCAGCAGAGACCATGCAATTGATAGCTATCAGGTGCGGGCAAACGGTTACCTTGTAAAACCTTTTTCCTATGAGGGTTTTGAACAGACTCTACTTCTGCTTAACATGGCACGATTGCGTAATGCCCGATATATCTGTATACAAGATGAAAAAATACTTCTGCGTGAGATTCTATGGTGTGATGTAAGTGGTCATTATACACAGATTCATACCCTACAATATGGCGTCCTGCGCTACCGCATCCCCTTTACCACTGTGGCGGATATGCTGATGGCTTATCCACAGTTTCTGTCCTGCTATAAGGGATGCATCGTCAACCTTGATTGTGTTGAACAAATGGTAGATCTAGCATTCCTGTTGAAAACAGGAGAAAGGGTTCTCTTTTCCAAGCGGGACAGGAATAACATAGAGAAAGAATATCATAGATATCTGTTTCATAAAGCAAGAGAGGAGGAAACACTATGA
- a CDS encoding leucine-rich repeat domain-containing protein, which yields MNNKKKQTVAAAMATALGVSVMMSPVAVYAKEEDSAIIMQENKQQDILQETNKQPETDIPVADLRSNEEITDPAEAIRAIQAVLGNYPVSNETTADEIDDFLEKTFINTEKLADCSLGSFDKTKATVDTVGNITLEIVFVLRFQPSSMYYYYMNITIPRLPKAGEVAINDKNFPDAEFRSYIKKTFDSNSNDVLSVVELDNAKRVYLYGNKNIKNIAGIQYLRNLVFLNCGNTDIETFDVSKNKKLETLYCTDNLKLTSMNIDGAESLVELQCYSTGIIELNVKNNTNLDWLACYMTKLNSLDVSNNSKLRILDCFSNPQLTTLKTNKSGLLEKLNITETGINELDVSDHSKLTDLKAMRCPNLASLNISNASLLKELWTKYSPVLADIQTGNNTALENIVVSGNTSLSDIDVSGMSNLKSFTGDDTALRGLDLINNKNLNSLSIGDCPLAYLNLPQEVDINYLYYGNNKQVAFDISGSSFKITDIFPNINVANLNLLSGATQNGEEFSGYKNGEPIRYTYYCGMYNGRKIQLSVSLIPNIQKLDNGITIKNDLNKPYDGIPVELDKSDIVVKGDNQAYKIRWEMLDGSYWKDVNGPPCDVGNYRVRITVEEDEYFYGASNTVEFAITKATNSWKNVLVIADWTYNEKSHLPTATAQFGNPIFTYSDSKTGTFTSNVPADAGTWYVKATVTGTDNYTGLEEIVMFQIQKADNEWINQPELIGWTYGEKANMPTATSKYGNVTYSYSDTMAGIYSDKVPQNAGTWYIKASVEGTGNYTGLEYITTFMVAPKHINDDIIPDIQSDEDVAHLILKDGDRELVKGIDYRIDKQQKGNEVTITITFQSNYTGIVTRSYIIDTEKSEEIIKDTNSVSTGDHNQTGFFAAISIFSVGYFVYLTGKRRKKNEEMKGR from the coding sequence ATGAATAACAAGAAGAAACAGACCGTCGCAGCAGCAATGGCAACAGCATTGGGAGTAAGCGTCATGATGTCCCCTGTGGCAGTATATGCCAAGGAAGAAGACTCAGCAATAATCATGCAGGAAAACAAGCAGCAAGACATTCTACAGGAGACAAATAAACAGCCAGAAACAGATATACCTGTTGCTGATTTAAGGTCAAATGAAGAGATTACTGATCCGGCTGAAGCAATAAGAGCGATACAGGCAGTACTGGGCAACTATCCTGTGAGCAATGAAACAACAGCAGATGAAATAGACGACTTTCTAGAGAAAACATTTATAAATACAGAGAAATTAGCGGATTGCAGTTTAGGTTCCTTCGATAAAACAAAAGCTACAGTGGATACTGTAGGCAATATAACCCTAGAGATAGTTTTTGTGTTACGGTTCCAGCCTTCATCAATGTACTATTATTACATGAATATTACGATACCACGCCTACCAAAGGCAGGAGAAGTTGCTATCAATGACAAAAATTTTCCAGATGCTGAATTCAGATCCTATATAAAAAAGACATTTGATAGTAATTCTAATGATGTGTTATCTGTAGTTGAATTGGATAATGCGAAAAGAGTGTATTTATATGGAAATAAAAATATAAAAAATATAGCAGGAATACAGTATCTTAGAAATTTAGTGTTTTTAAATTGCGGTAATACTGATATAGAAACTTTTGATGTCAGCAAAAACAAGAAATTGGAAACTTTATATTGCACTGATAATTTAAAGCTTACATCTATGAATATCGATGGGGCTGAATCTTTAGTGGAATTACAATGTTATTCTACCGGAATCATTGAATTAAATGTAAAAAATAACACAAACCTTGATTGGCTTGCCTGCTATATGACTAAGCTTAACAGCTTAGATGTTAGCAACAATTCAAAACTCAGAATACTGGATTGCTTTTCTAATCCGCAGTTGACTACCTTAAAGACAAATAAGAGTGGCTTGTTAGAAAAATTGAATATTACTGAAACTGGAATCAATGAATTAGATGTCAGTGATCATAGTAAACTAACAGATTTAAAAGCAATGAGATGCCCTAACTTAGCTTCCCTAAACATTAGCAATGCATCTTTGTTAAAAGAATTATGGACGAAGTATTCGCCTGTACTTGCAGATATACAAACTGGAAATAATACAGCTTTAGAAAATATCGTCGTATCTGGTAATACTAGTTTAAGTGATATAGATGTCAGCGGCATGTCAAACTTAAAAAGTTTTACTGGTGATGATACTGCGTTAAGAGGATTGGATTTGATAAATAATAAAAATTTGAATAGTTTAAGTATTGGCGATTGTCCTCTAGCTTATTTAAACTTGCCACAAGAAGTAGATATAAATTACCTATATTATGGCAATAACAAGCAGGTTGCTTTTGATATATCAGGTAGTTCTTTCAAAATCACGGATATATTTCCAAATATAAATGTCGCTAATTTGAATCTTTTGAGTGGTGCTACACAAAACGGCGAGGAATTTAGTGGATATAAAAATGGTGAGCCAATACGTTATACATACTACTGTGGGATGTATAACGGAAGGAAGATCCAACTTTCCGTTTCATTGATTCCCAATATTCAAAAATTGGATAATGGTATCACAATAAAGAATGATCTAAATAAACCGTATGATGGAATACCTGTGGAATTGGATAAAAGTGATATTGTCGTAAAAGGCGATAACCAAGCGTATAAGATTCGCTGGGAAATGCTTGACGGCTCATACTGGAAGGATGTAAACGGGCCACCTTGTGATGTTGGGAACTATAGAGTAAGGATAACTGTAGAAGAGGATGAATACTTCTATGGTGCTTCAAATACAGTAGAATTTGCTATTACAAAAGCAACAAATAGTTGGAAGAATGTGCTTGTGATTGCAGATTGGACATATAACGAAAAATCTCATCTTCCAACAGCGACTGCGCAATTTGGCAATCCAATATTTACTTACAGTGATTCCAAGACAGGAACATTTACATCAAATGTACCAGCAGATGCAGGCACATGGTACGTCAAGGCAACAGTCACAGGTACAGATAATTATACAGGCTTGGAAGAAATTGTGATGTTCCAGATTCAAAAAGCAGATAATGAGTGGATAAACCAACCAGAGCTAATCGGTTGGACATATGGAGAGAAAGCAAATATGCCAACTGCTACATCGAAATATGGCAATGTAACTTACTCATATAGTGATACAATGGCGGGTATCTATAGCGATAAAGTTCCTCAGAACGCAGGAACATGGTATATAAAAGCAAGCGTAGAAGGAACAGGGAATTATACTGGATTAGAATATATAACGACTTTTATGGTAGCACCAAAACATATAAATGATGATATTATTCCTGATATCCAATCAGACGAAGATGTTGCGCATCTAATTCTCAAAGATGGAGATAGAGAATTGGTAAAAGGAATAGATTATCGTATAGACAAGCAACAAAAAGGTAATGAAGTCACAATAACGATTACATTCCAGAGCAATTATACTGGCATTGTCACAAGAAGTTACATTATCGATACAGAGAAATCAGAAGAGATAATAAAAGATACAAACAGCGTATCAACTGGTGATCATAACCAAACAGGATTCTTTGCAGCAATCAGTATATTCTCCGTAGGCTATTTTGTGTACCTTACAGGAAAGAGAAGAAAAAAGAATGAGGAGATGAAGGGAAGATAG
- a CDS encoding helix-turn-helix domain-containing protein: protein MKYEIFLKRMGKSIRIIRKSKKLKQEDLAKLCGVNQNYISDIENGKRNITMLKIFDIAEALNI from the coding sequence GTGAAATATGAAATTTTTTTGAAAAGGATGGGGAAATCGATAAGGATCATAAGAAAAAGCAAGAAATTGAAACAAGAAGATTTAGCTAAATTATGTGGTGTTAATCAAAACTATATTAGCGATATAGAGAACGGCAAAAGGAATATAACAATGTTGAAGATCTTTGATATTGCTGAAGCTTTAAACATTTAG
- a CDS encoding sensor histidine kinase, whose amino-acid sequence MIDSLMVILFPYLDFIPFAIPRYLMFKDKLRIPFRYVMILITAVATLNSLTFYLINTGGYEMAMQWTTTMRYCFMLVNLTLSFVLIRESFPKLMFTYLLLFSWSFFVYGNANYIESKFFWDFSDQHPYLIYNIVRIVVYLVTCPFMFRFFKHTIADAMKIQDDAMWRHLWKIPLFSALFGMLYCFNDDIYAYATWQFIVSRYLMLLGTCYVSYVALKVLEISMKKTQLEESLKYADQSIQTQKKQYDILAKHMDDMRKAKHDLHHHLMLVNSYIEKDDKEGLKNYIDLYRSELPPDVLELYSRNDVVNAIVCYYASRARDYHIRFDANIAYPDDCSISETDITVLLGNMLENAVEACQRSKSNDTFIKLWIKQHGTSELLILTDNTCDAPIPFQDGVPTSSKREGMGIGTASMQDIAKRYHGSVRFETSDGIFYTSVIMCFTSGEQ is encoded by the coding sequence ATGATAGATTCATTAATGGTGATCCTATTTCCATATCTTGACTTCATCCCATTTGCGATACCACGTTATCTAATGTTCAAGGATAAACTGCGTATTCCGTTTCGTTATGTCATGATTCTGATCACGGCTGTAGCAACACTCAACAGTTTGACTTTCTACCTTATCAATACAGGTGGATATGAGATGGCTATGCAATGGACGACCACCATGCGCTATTGTTTCATGCTTGTGAATCTGACACTGTCCTTTGTTCTGATAAGAGAGAGTTTCCCAAAGCTGATGTTCACCTATTTGCTTCTGTTCTCGTGGTCATTCTTTGTTTATGGGAATGCAAACTACATCGAAAGCAAGTTCTTCTGGGATTTTTCAGACCAGCACCCCTATTTGATATATAACATTGTTCGCATCGTTGTCTATCTGGTGACCTGCCCGTTTATGTTCCGTTTCTTCAAGCATACGATTGCGGATGCCATGAAGATACAGGACGATGCAATGTGGCGACACCTCTGGAAGATACCATTATTTTCTGCATTGTTTGGGATGCTGTACTGCTTCAATGATGATATCTATGCTTATGCGACATGGCAATTCATAGTATCCCGCTACCTCATGCTGTTAGGTACTTGTTATGTATCCTATGTAGCATTGAAAGTATTAGAAATTTCCATGAAGAAAACACAGCTGGAAGAGTCTTTGAAATATGCTGATCAAAGTATTCAGACACAGAAAAAACAATACGATATACTTGCCAAACATATGGATGATATGCGCAAAGCCAAACATGATTTACATCATCATCTAATGCTTGTTAATTCCTATATAGAAAAAGATGATAAGGAGGGATTGAAGAATTACATTGATTTATATAGAAGCGAATTACCTCCCGACGTTTTAGAACTCTACAGCCGTAATGATGTCGTAAATGCAATTGTTTGTTATTATGCAAGTAGAGCAAGAGATTATCATATCCGCTTTGATGCAAATATTGCTTATCCTGATGACTGCAGCATTTCAGAAACAGACATCACCGTGTTACTTGGTAATATGCTGGAAAATGCTGTAGAAGCCTGTCAAAGAAGTAAAAGTAATGACACATTTATAAAATTATGGATAAAGCAGCACGGAACCTCTGAGTTGCTGATTCTCACCGACAATACCTGTGATGCTCCTATACCCTTTCAAGATGGTGTACCCACTTCTTCAAAACGTGAGGGCATGGGAATCGGGACAGCTTCTATGCAAGACATAGCAAAGCGTTATCATGGTTCTGTACGCTTTGAAACAAGTGATGGTATTTTTTATACTTCCGTAATCATGTGTTTTACATCTGGTGAACAATAA